One segment of Streptomyces sp. NBC_00576 DNA contains the following:
- a CDS encoding DUF317 domain-containing protein, translating into MTDTERQTAQARTALNAPATTQAPAAPPIENVPAYAADPGDHEAMLDDFLTENNDWEKYRTWSDDTTHAIHESQTLRIEHVHEAHPRDTAWTVAAYETPVSDRMWHLTATGWTPTPMLQTLLTHLVYGDGWDTVIGSPVTDETVGAATQPLTDAGWKHTVDGRWIRWTNPSEDAGVQFDAFAAQNPNSPRSAWTVWAGPSIDQLTWAIRASASTPDGLLADLAKEIAHGSGIRKAHRHQAVRNASGVTTACQPAAPPHTPPVVPRR; encoded by the coding sequence ATGACCGACACCGAACGCCAGACCGCCCAAGCCCGCACGGCCCTGAACGCACCTGCCACCACGCAGGCCCCGGCCGCACCGCCCATCGAGAATGTGCCCGCCTACGCAGCTGACCCCGGCGACCACGAAGCCATGCTCGACGACTTCCTCACCGAGAACAATGACTGGGAGAAGTACCGCACCTGGTCCGACGACACCACCCACGCCATCCACGAATCGCAGACCCTGCGTATCGAGCACGTGCACGAAGCCCACCCCCGCGACACCGCCTGGACCGTGGCCGCGTACGAGACACCCGTCTCCGACCGCATGTGGCACCTCACCGCGACCGGTTGGACCCCAACCCCCATGCTCCAGACCCTGCTGACCCATCTCGTCTACGGGGACGGCTGGGACACCGTTATCGGCAGCCCCGTCACCGACGAGACCGTCGGTGCCGCCACCCAACCCCTCACGGACGCGGGGTGGAAGCACACTGTCGACGGACGCTGGATCCGCTGGACGAACCCGTCCGAGGACGCGGGAGTCCAGTTCGACGCCTTCGCCGCCCAGAACCCGAACAGCCCTCGCTCTGCCTGGACCGTCTGGGCCGGCCCCAGCATCGACCAGCTCACCTGGGCCATCCGTGCTTCCGCCTCCACCCCGGACGGTCTCCTCGCCGACCTCGCCAAGGAAATCGCCCACGGAAGCGGCATCCGAAAGGCGCACCGCCACCAGGCCGTCCGGAATGCCAGCGGGGTCACGACCGCATGCCAGCCCGCAGCGCCACCGCACACGCCTCCGGTCGTCCCTCGGCGCTGA
- a CDS encoding helix-turn-helix domain-containing protein: MPGRILALVGREGQTPPTSPKAAAQLIGALLRHLREQRGLHQGHVVGKVAGIGSIATLSRCENASGEPKPERVVALLRFYEAEEEVLAEAEALMRHSQGQRWWDTFTDVAENLHTSLFALEATSKVIRTYQQNHIPGMLQTAGYARAVMTHFFRAQHDPQKREKNLAMVERRLEMRRRRQHLLDQPETPAYEALVAEGVVAKEVGGVVVMREQLRHLFNLAENKPDVHIRILPEATTRQDAPVHPAMTLFKPYSDQTGRTLYLEQHNRGGELVADPSELETFQASMDDWWTKALSKQETLDRLQHYIDLLVEQPKE; the protein is encoded by the coding sequence ATGCCTGGTCGGATTCTCGCTCTGGTCGGCCGCGAGGGGCAGACACCCCCGACATCGCCGAAGGCTGCAGCACAGCTCATCGGAGCTCTGCTGCGGCACCTGCGCGAGCAGCGGGGGCTTCACCAGGGCCACGTCGTCGGGAAAGTTGCGGGTATCGGGTCGATAGCCACTCTGAGCCGCTGCGAGAACGCCTCCGGCGAGCCGAAACCGGAACGCGTCGTGGCCCTGCTGCGCTTCTACGAGGCGGAGGAGGAGGTTCTGGCGGAGGCGGAGGCCCTGATGCGGCACTCCCAGGGCCAGCGGTGGTGGGACACCTTCACCGATGTCGCCGAGAACCTCCACACCTCACTGTTCGCCCTGGAGGCCACCTCCAAGGTGATCCGGACCTACCAGCAGAACCACATCCCCGGCATGCTCCAGACTGCCGGCTACGCGCGGGCCGTGATGACCCACTTTTTCCGCGCACAGCACGATCCGCAGAAGCGGGAGAAGAACCTGGCGATGGTCGAGCGCCGCCTGGAGATGCGACGGCGCCGCCAGCACCTCCTCGACCAGCCCGAAACCCCCGCGTACGAGGCTCTCGTTGCCGAAGGCGTCGTGGCCAAGGAAGTCGGCGGCGTCGTCGTTATGCGCGAGCAGCTGCGCCATCTCTTCAACCTCGCGGAAAACAAGCCCGACGTGCACATCAGGATCCTGCCTGAGGCAACGACCCGCCAGGACGCCCCGGTGCACCCGGCGATGACGCTGTTCAAGCCGTACAGCGACCAGACCGGCCGCACCCTCTACCTGGAACAGCACAATCGTGGCGGCGAACTCGTCGCGGACCCGAGCGAACTGGAGACATTCCAGGCTTCGATGGACGACTGGTGGACGAAGGCCCTGTCGAAACAGGAGACCCTTGACCGCCTGCAGCACTACATCGACCTGCTGGTGGAGCAGCCTAAGGAGTGA
- a CDS encoding SAM-dependent methyltransferase encodes MGLSFRRLRRCQGDVRGQERGERLILDLSKPSVARMYDYLLGGTDNYEVDRDACGELLRLAPSSRELALVNRAFLVRAVRYLAREHGVRRFLDSGSGLPTRPNVHQVAQEIDPASEVVYIDNDPVVLAHGRMMLAEDPSTTAVLEADMRDTERIFGSPEVTRLLRDARPVAALFVSVLHCIPDGDDPWALVRRVADKLPSGSYMVISQLASDDAELRANITDFMQNVTGGTWGQVRSVDRVDAFFDGLDLLEVDAPVEVSRWLPDNDLAPRQRTEEWIEYGAVARIR; translated from the coding sequence ATGGGTCTCTCCTTCAGGAGGCTGCGGCGTTGCCAAGGTGACGTGCGTGGTCAGGAGCGTGGGGAGCGCCTCATCCTTGATCTCAGCAAACCCAGCGTTGCCAGAATGTACGACTATCTCCTGGGTGGCACGGATAATTACGAGGTCGATCGGGACGCGTGCGGGGAATTGCTGCGTCTGGCCCCGAGTTCCCGTGAATTGGCCTTGGTGAATCGTGCATTCCTTGTGAGGGCTGTGCGGTATCTGGCCCGTGAACACGGTGTCCGCCGGTTTCTGGACAGCGGGTCGGGCCTGCCGACGCGGCCCAACGTCCACCAGGTCGCCCAGGAAATCGATCCGGCGAGCGAGGTCGTCTACATCGACAACGATCCTGTCGTCCTCGCGCACGGGCGGATGATGCTCGCGGAGGACCCCAGCACCACCGCGGTGCTGGAAGCCGACATGCGCGACACCGAACGGATCTTCGGCAGCCCCGAAGTTACTCGTCTGCTGCGTGACGCCCGCCCGGTGGCTGCCCTGTTCGTCTCGGTGCTGCACTGCATTCCGGACGGTGATGACCCCTGGGCGCTGGTGCGCCGTGTCGCGGACAAACTGCCCTCCGGCAGTTACATGGTGATCTCCCAGCTCGCCAGCGACGACGCGGAACTGCGTGCTAACATCACGGACTTCATGCAGAACGTCACCGGCGGTACCTGGGGCCAGGTCCGCTCTGTGGACAGAGTCGACGCCTTCTTCGACGGCCTCGATCTGCTGGAGGTCGATGCTCCGGTCGAGGTCTCTCGCTGGCTGCCAGACAACGATCTGGCCCCCCGGCAGCGGACCGAGGAGTGGATCGAGTACGGTGCCGTCGCCCGGATCAGGTGA
- a CDS encoding DUF397 domain-containing protein translates to MSGIYNGMLAGELTGTRWIKASASDAVTDCVELARLDENEIGLRNSRFPEGPVLVFTRAEIAAFLDGATSGEFNGMTV, encoded by the coding sequence ATGAGCGGTATCTACAACGGCATGCTGGCCGGTGAACTGACGGGAACGCGATGGATTAAGGCGTCTGCGAGCGACGCGGTGACCGACTGTGTCGAACTTGCCCGACTGGATGAAAATGAGATCGGGTTACGCAACTCGCGCTTTCCCGAAGGGCCGGTGCTCGTCTTCACCCGAGCCGAGATCGCTGCATTCCTGGACGGCGCGACCAGCGGGGAGTTCAACGGCATGACTGTCTGA
- a CDS encoding DnaB-like helicase N-terminal domain-containing protein: MPRTPDPDEDDDLDLVPAPKPVHYAEQALLGALLLEPPRLADTGTLVAGHFDNRSHASLFTAIRALPPPDPADHAKDTAWLSQVLEFARPHAPGLSAPYLHALIQFCPTPKHVAAYTRMIRADHARRTLHLHAERLARIATDTAGPDPATTTLAQADALGRVLDDLAGQFAPHPGSLPRTPQPADVVRQAGEEELDEERLLLATATAHPEEVQQMRWLAAEDFIVPLHAAL, translated from the coding sequence ATGCCCCGAACCCCTGATCCCGACGAGGACGACGACCTCGACCTCGTACCGGCGCCGAAGCCGGTCCACTACGCCGAGCAGGCGCTGCTCGGCGCGCTCCTCCTCGAACCCCCGCGTCTGGCCGACACCGGGACGCTGGTAGCCGGCCACTTCGACAATCGCTCCCACGCCAGCCTGTTCACCGCGATCCGTGCTCTTCCGCCGCCCGACCCCGCCGACCACGCCAAGGACACCGCCTGGCTCAGCCAGGTCCTGGAGTTCGCCCGCCCACACGCTCCCGGCCTGAGCGCCCCCTACCTCCACGCCCTCATCCAGTTCTGCCCGACCCCCAAGCACGTCGCGGCGTACACCCGGATGATCCGCGCCGACCACGCCCGCCGGACGTTGCACCTGCACGCCGAGCGCCTTGCACGAATCGCCACTGACACCGCCGGCCCCGACCCGGCAACCACCACCCTCGCGCAGGCCGACGCGCTCGGCCGCGTCCTGGACGACCTCGCCGGGCAGTTCGCCCCGCACCCCGGCTCCCTGCCCCGCACCCCACAGCCCGCAGACGTCGTACGGCAGGCCGGCGAGGAGGAACTCGACGAGGAACGCCTCCTCCTGGCGACCGCCACCGCACATCCGGAGGAAGTGCAGCAGATGCGGTGGCTGGCCGCGGAGGACTTCATCGTTCCGCTGCACGCCGCGCTCTGA